The genomic region CCACTCCCAGCCGGAGGCTCCAGGGACGCGAAGGCTCTGGAAGCGAAGCACCTTGCAGCTGGAGAAATAGTAGCAATAAAAACCGTCTCCCGACAAGTGCTAACTGTCCCAGGCCCTCTAGTTCTGtgaactcatttagtcctcatggCAACCCAACAAGGTGTGGCTGTTGCTGtccctgtttacagatgaggaaaccaaggcacagggaGGCTAAGGACGCTCAGAAGGTCACAGAGGCCATAGGGACTAGAGCCAGGCTAAGGATCCAAGCAGTGAGTGCAGCCAGCCTGGGAAGGATGAGGAGTGCGGCTGTGGGATTCAGCCCCAGACCAGCGGGCACAGCCCTGGCTTCTGAGTCCCAAGGGACCCAAGCTGGTGCCCCAGCTTCCTGACTTGAGAGCTGTAGGAAACTCATTTCCTCTGAGGCTGTTTGCTCACCCGTAAGAAACGGAGACAGCATTGACTGAGTTGGTATTCATGGGGCTACACGCAGCAGAAAAGCTGACTGAGGCCACTCTAAGCCATTAGCACAGTCAGTACTTCCTTCCCAAGATGCTCAGAGGCCAGCAGCCCCACAGCACGGCAGCAACACATCGCCCACCATCACCCTCTGGATGCTGACTTCTGTCCTACCCTTGTTGCCTCATCGCTGCAAGAAGACTGCCAGGGCTCTGGACATCTCTTCACGGGACAGCATCCCAAGCAGAAAGGGAGAGGGTGGGGCAAAGTGTTTTTCCCTTCAGGAGCCCTCACTTCACTCCTGATGAAAAGTCTTTCCTGGGAGCCATCCAGCAGACTTCCCCTTCTGTCTCCTTGGCCAGAACCAGGCCACATGCCACCCCTGGACCTGTCACTTTAGCGAAGGGGTGTGAGGCTGCCAGGACTGGCTCCTCCCTGAGGTGGGCACATGGCCTAACACAGCTGGGGGCTGCTGGCAAGGAAGCAGGGAGACTGACAGGCGGGCGGACGGCCACCAGTTCCTGCCACAAGAGACGTGTCGGGTTGTCTGGAGGCTGAGAGCAGCCCCTGGCTGTGGGGCGCCGGGTGCAGCCTTCTCCTCACACCCTCAGCGCCAGACTCCTGAGGCCACTTGTGTGAGTCAGTGAGCCCCTCAAGGGGTGGCAACGGGGTTCTCTGAGTGCCCTCGGACCCCACAGCCATGGCTGACCTTGGCAGCCACGCCCACGGTGAGGTTTTGAAAAAGCAATAGCAGCAAGTGCCAGGGCAGTCAGCCCTCCCAGAGCATCCCGCGAAGAGCACGCTCCCTCCTGCCAGGCCCTGTCACCCCTGTGCGTCCTTCCAGAAATGGGTCTGAGCACGTGTGCAGCCTCGACTGCGCCAGCATGTGCTTATGTGACCTTCTCAAAATCTTTACCTGCAGGGACGGGGGTCCTCTCTCTGCTTGAACTTTTCATTCTGAAGAATTCAGACATGCGCAGTAGAGAGAGCAGCACAGTGCAGCTTGCATTCCCGTACCCCGGTCTGAGTCTTGTTTCGTCTAGACCGCCCCCGCTCCCGCCTGGAGTTATTCTGAAGCAGACCCCAGCCTTGCTGACTCTGTGACTATTTCAATCTATCTCCCTACAGGAAAGACTCCCCACAGTCCTTCCTTCTGGAAACACTTTTTATTTACTTCACCCCTTTTAAACCCAAAGCGTGGCACAATACACCGCTTAACACACTTCCAAGTCCTGTCCTGTGCTTCAGCTTTTTCACTCAGTGTGCCTCGGGTGTCTGCGGACGCTTTCAAAGGCATCGGAAGCACCTGTGTGCACACCCACCGTCCGGCCCACCTCATGTTCTCCTGCCGGCGCTGGGTTGCTGTCCCACCATCGCAGACGCTGCTCTGACCTCCTCTGAAATGGAAACGCTGAAGGCTTCTTTCTTACCTGAGATATAACTCagataccataaaattcactcctttaaagcatacaattcagtgggttttagtatatttacaagtTTGCACaagcatcaccactatctaattccagaacatttcatcagcCCGAAAAGAGGCCCAGAACCCATtacagtcactccccattccccctccccccagcccctgccagccaccaatctgctttctgtctctatggggCTATTctaggcatttcatataaatggaatcatacaacctgtggccttttgtggctggcgtatttcactaagcataatgtcttccaggttcttccatgttgtagcatgtgtcagaacttcattccttttcatggctgaataatattccactgtatggatgcaCTATATACTGTTTATCTGCTCAtcagtggatggacatttgggttgttcccactcTTTGGCCATTATGAAgaacgctgctgtgaacactggACAAGTTTTTGCATGATGTCTGTTTTTAGTTATCTTGGGGAtctacctaagagtggaattgctggatcatatgcctacttttttgaggagctgccaaactgctctccacagcagctgcaccatcttacattccAGGAGCAAGGAGCGAAGGTTcaactttctccacatcctcgccaacatttactgtctttttttattatatcctAAAGGCTTTTTTAATGCAACTTTGAGAAACTGAAACACTGTCTCCTAAGAACTCAGACTACTAACACcaaggggaggaggtggggggtcTGGAGTGTTAGTCTTGGAAGTGGTGACCCTATTTAGGGCAGAAAAGActtgaagaaagggagagaggagcctGGAGGTGGTGGCCTAGGTCTCGCAGagcccaggcaggcagggagggcgGGCCTGGGTATCCTCCTACGATTACCGACTACAACGAGCTGTGCAGTGCATAGCCGGCGCTGGGCACCTTGTGAGGGCTCCCGTCACTTCACAGAGAAGGGACGGGCCCAGAGACAGCAAGCTTCCTGTTCAAGCACTGAGATTAGAATTTGTTGGggggcagaaaaagaaatcaagacccAAAGGAACATGCCaattcataaatattaaattagcTAATTTTATTATTCAACAAAAAATATCCTGATAGCCTGCAAGTAGCTGCAGTTTTCAACTCTACCGATGCGGAATTAAAGCTACCCTTCTTAGACACTGTCCTACTTCTAGTCAACACTGAGCAGATATTTCACCGGCGCCAGCGGTTAGCACGCCAAAGTCATTCTTCTTTATCAGGCCTCCTCTGACCTTGTCACGTCCGTTATCAGGACCCCCTCAGTGCTGAGTGCCCAAGAGGTGATCAGTCACATCCTTCCACGTGCCTCGGCAAGCTTAGACTCATTTCCCCCCCAATCAAGGTCCAGGACGCGCACGCCTGGGCCCTAAGCCACACAGCGATGGGCGGCAGCGCTGGGCTGCGGGCACAGGTCTCCTGCCTGCCGCCGGCCCCGGCACTGCCGCGAGTCCCTGACCCGCCCCCTGTCGCCCGCAGGGCCCGCTCTCCGCCCTGGCCGAGGTGCACCGGCAGCGGCGCGACCTGCTGCGCCGCGCCTGCAGCCGCCACACGCGCCGGCAGCGCCTGCTGCGGCCGGAGGACCTGCGGCACGTGCTGGTGGACGACGCGCACGGCCTGCTCTACTGCTACGTGCCCAAGGTGGCCTGCACCAACTGGAAGCGCGTGCTGCTGGCGCTGGGCGGCCGCGCCCGCGGAGACCCGCGCGCCATCCCCGCGCACGAGGCGCACGCGCCGGGCCGCCTGCGCTCGCTGGCCGACTTCAGCCCGGCCGAGATCAACCGGCGCCTGCGCGCCTACCTGGCCTTCCTCTTCGTGCGCGAGCCCTTCGAGCGCCTGGCCTCGGCCTACCGCAGCAAGCTGGCGCGGCCCTACAGCGCGGCCTTCCAGCGGCGCTACGGCGCGCGCATCGTGCGGCGCCTGCGGCCGCGCCCGGCCCCCGACGCGCTGGCCCGCGGCCACGACGTGCGCTTCGCCGAGTTCCTGGCCTACCTGCTGGACCCGCGCACGCGCCGCGACGAGCCCTTCAACGAGCACTGGGAGCGCGCGCACGCGCTCTGCCACCCGTGCCGCCTGCGCTACGACGTGGTGGGCAAGTTCGAGACGCTGGCCGAGGACGCCGCCTTCGTGCTGGGCCTGGCGGGCGCGCCCGGCCTGCGCttccccgcgccgccgccccgggccccggcggccgccgcgcgcgacCAGGCGGCGCGCCTCTTCCGGGACATCAGCCCCTTCTACCAGCGGCGGCTCTTCGGCCTCTACCGCATGGACTTCCTGCTCTTCAACTACTCCGCGCCCGCCTACCTGCGGCTGCGCTAGCCCGCAGCGCGCGCTCCCCGCCGAGGCCCCGCGGTCTGCGCTCGGGCCGCGGCTGTGCGTTTCTAACGAGCCCCGAGATGCTGGTGCTGCCGCTCCGGCGCTGCGCTCCGAGACCCGCGCCCGCGCCCTCGTGGGCCTGGGCCGCCCTCACGCCGGCCGGGCTTGCGGGCTCCCCAGGTCAGGTGGGCGGCTGAGCACCTGtgcgcccccgaccgccgaccctGCCTGGTGCTAGgtgcttccttcctctgcctgctcCGGCGGGCAGCGCCTCCCCTGGCTGGGTGGGGACTGGCTAATAGTTTTTTAGGTTGTGAGAGGCCATTCTTTTTGGTCAGCTCTGCCGCCCAACCTGTCTGCGGCGTAAAAGAGTGGAATGCTGGCTTGGTGCAGACTGTGGCCCATCCCAGTGCCTTCCTCACCTCACCCACCCTGGAAAGGACAGCCCTGGCCAGGgagagaagccctccctgactgcaTTCGGGCGGGGCCGTCCTTGCTGAGGGGCACAGGTCAGGCGCCAGCCGTGAGCCGCCTTCCACTCTGCCTGTGGCTGCCCCGCCGCGGCCCCAGGTGTCAGTCTGGCCAGATGCTTGGTCGTCTGTGTGCCCACAGAGCCCAGGGTGCGGTGCTGTGGCAGGTTTCATAGGACCTTGGAGAGCTGGGGAGCTCctgtttttgaaataaatgtgttttgttgCTTTCTGACATTTTGGAGTTTCTCCGCTTCATTTTGCCATTTGCTCTGGAGGCCCGGGGCTGTCTGATCTTACCAACTCATTGagtctctgagcctcggtttcacTTGCCGCCAAATGGCATAAGAGTGCCAGGGGGTCGTGAAGATCAGATGAGAGGAGAGCCGTGGTTACCGTCCCCGCTGCCCACGGGTGTGAGGGGCCACGTGGGGAGTGGGGTAAGGAGGGGATGCACCTTGCGGGGAGGGGGTGCCAAATTCTGCCTCGAggtgttacaggctcttaacatcagccctgatatcagttcccccacattgaacccagcgtatatggggttaaaactaaaacccaccaccccctttcctgcttctctagctccactcatatgtaaatacctgtttctttaaacttggaccctttgagctttacaactaaatgggagttacaaattgttaaaagcccaggtggcctggagttggaggcacactaaagtttagctagtcatgtgtccttgagtttgccaggaaagctgctgtctcaagagtatcaaggagcggaggcttcccagacctaaACTCCCAGACCCCTGGCGCTGGAACCGCCTCAAACAGGAAGATGAGACAATGGCGAAGgatgcccacctgccatcctcctatctcacccacccccccccccccccccccccccccccggcctcgctgcaagcagcctctcaagacCAAACGCAGGCTAGTGGGAAAGCACcgagctgcacaagctacatgttcccccctcccctacccaaaaccccaaataaaaatccgtactcattcctcatcggggagctagcaatttttgaggcatgagcccttgcttagCTCACCTGTGCCTAGTTtacctgtgcctggcatagtaaaaacctttcctcttccactcaagactctgttctcgttatttggattggcaacgggttcagagaccgaactttcggttacagAGGGACGACAGTGACAATTTGGAGAAAATCTAAACTTTCACTCTGCCTGGGTCAGATTAAAGCCCAAACCAGCTCAGCAAAGCCCTGTGCCTTGGGCGGCCTCCACCCtagtgtgagtgtgtgcgtgtgtgtgtgtgtgtgttgggccACTTGGCAATGAGGATCCACCCTTCTGGCTTTGAGGAGACCCAGCCACAGGAGTCCCTTGGGAGGAGCTGAATGTCCCCTTAGTGACTGTTTGAAAATGCGGTGTCCTTTCCCAGTTTCCTTAGATGATATATAAAAATTCCAGAACTCCAGGAAGAACAGGGCAGGGTACGCTTGAGGgtttgaaaaacagaaatcagaaCACAACCAGGGAAGGACGGCTTGGCAGGGATGAGGCCAAATCCCAACTGTGGTGCCCCCACATCCTGTGGTGTAGGCCCACGAGCCGGGTCACAGGGCCCAGCTGGCCTGTGGGGGCCGGGCTGGCTAGGGCTGCAGCTCAGTCACATTCATGCCCCGGCCTTTGCTTATTACTGTCCCCCTGTCTGCGATGCTCTCCCTTCCCAGGCCCCTGCCCAAGGCTTCAGGATGCCCCTCTCTGAGGTCCCCCAGCACTGTGTCCTTCCAGCATGGGTCAGTGGCAGAAACCCCCTGTGGACCTGGGCaggggctgctgctgccactgggcTCCCTGTGAAGCCTTGCCCCACTGGAGGTAGGCAGAAGGTGCAGGACCCTGGACCATTACTaggatgggggcaggggctgggcctgtggaCACACCCAGGGGCCGATGTCTCTGTTACAAGCGCCCTGTTGCCACACACTCCCTCAGAGGCTACGTGCATACTGTGTTACATGCTACTCCATGCTCAGTTGTTACACACCAGCTTTGATGACACATACCTTTCTTTGTTCCAGGCCCACTCAGTGCCCACATAGCCTCTGATGTGAACTGTTTGCTGAAAATTGATGCCCATCCAGATGTCACACCTCCAGGTGCATCACAATTAGAAGCCACCCTCTCGCTCTGTGGTCACATTCTGCTGTCATCCCCTCAGCACCTCCTGCATTCTGATGCTTGTCACATGCACACACTCTCCCTCGTGTGGGGCAGGCACTCTGCTGCCCCATCTGCCGCACTGATGTCCCCCATATGTGCAGATGTTGCATGCGCTCAAGGTCACACACGGGGCTGTACCCCCACCACCCAGCCCTCACCTCTGCAGTGAGTGTGGGGCCCACACCCCCAGCCTGTGAACACTGGAGGTGCTTCTTCTCATCCCGCCTGCCGTGAGGAATTCCTCCTGCTCTGGCTATCCTCTaacctgtttttctctctgtctggcaCCAGGATGTGTCTGTCTTCTCAGATCGTGGGTTGACTGCCTGCTCCCCAGTGGCAGTGGCGGGGTCCCAGCTGGCTCATCGGATGACTTGAGAAGGGGTGTCATGTGAAGAGCTGGACAAGACCTGAGAGCACCTAGGTGGGCTCTTCATCTGGCACCCCCTTCAGGGATTTTTTATTAAAACCATACACCAGTTCCTACAGGgatttgtaaaatgaatgaaggaaactTCAACTAAATTGGAGTCAAGAAGGCCTGTtagggagctctcatgccctgtCACACATCATCAGTTACACCAAACCAGAAGAGACTGATACTTGCATCTCTGGcaggaagtacaactactttactactgaagagAGACTTCTCTCCtcacctggcaacagcccagccaatgagaaatgccagggctcagccaatgagaaacaccacagcccagccaatgagaaacaccacagctctgccaatgagaaacaccacagctcagccaatgagaaacaccacagctcagccaatgagaaacaccacagctctgccaatgagaaacaccacagctctgccaatgagaaacaccacagctctgccaatgagaaacaccacagctctgccaatgagaaacaccacagctctgccaatgagaaacaccacagctctgccaatgagaaacaccacagctctgccaatgagaaacaccacagctctgccaatgagaaacaccacagctcagccaatgagaaacgacacaacccagccaatgagaaatgccacagctcagccaatgagaaacgacacaacccagccaatgagaaacaccacagctcaacCAATGAGAAGCTGTTCCCACCTTGGACTGTTAATTGcctccaatggacttttgttAGAACAGCCCCTCTCACTCCCTGTTTTTCTCTATAAGAGCCGCTCACTCCTGTGTTCTCTGGATTTGACTATGCTTCACCACAGCACGCACATTCTGAATTGCAATTATTTTGTCTATTCCCAATTAAACTCATTTTGATGATTAAATAAtgggcaaatttgctttttaagttgacatatatggtgtcagaagtgggatcTAAAGGAAGTGAGCCCCAGAATTAGCGAGGTACCCACAGGAGCCCCTTTTATCATCACTCCTGTGAGCTGCCGCCTGCTTTCAGTTTGGTGAGTCTCCTCTCAGATTCTGAGCTCTGCTGTCCTTATGTTTTGGGCTCTCCAACTTTATTTGGGATTGAGAGAGGCTTTGTCCTCTTGGGGGAGGGACTCTGTCCTTCCCAgttcaaggctgtgtccttgggTTCAAGGCATCATCCTTAGTGAGTACTCAGTTATTCTCTGAACATAGCACAGTTCTTTTGGGGGCTTGGGGTTGTGGAGAATCCAGTTTTCTTTGGCTTTCAGATTCCTTTTGGGATCAGGGCTGGAATAtggcaactttcttttttttagattcctttgGGGATCAGGGGTAGGACTATAGCAACTTTCTTGGATTTTCAGAAGAGATTTCAGAAATGAGATCACAGCCATGTAAATGTTCTGAGGTAAACCCTCTTTCAGGGACCCTGGCTGGGTTTATGTTTAAGAACTGTGGGCCCTGTACTTATGCATTTTTAACCAAGAGGACCAAACTGACCGAGAGTAGTCTGGAATTCCAATGGCCATTATGGGGAACTTTTGATCTCCCCAAACTTGTCTTTCTTAGGCCAAATTGGAAGAGTGTGGCTCTTAAGCAAGATGaatggtttgttttttatttttttattgaggtcacattggcttataacatgtaatttcaggtgtacattattatatttcggTTTCTGCATAGACTTCAtctgttcaccaccaatagtctagtttttatccatgaccatacatatgtgcctcttcaccccttttgcccttcccccaaccccttcTCTTCTAGTAATGACTAATTTTTTCTCCTTAcctatatgtttgtttatcttccacatatgagtgaaatcctatggtgtttgtctttctctgtctgacttatttcatgaGATGTTTATTTTAATTAGTACCTACAGGATTACAATCATGCACAAACTCTGAAACTGCCTCGCTGCAAGATATCATGTCCAAATTAACCGAAACAACTGAAAAACTGAGGGAGAAGAAAACGGCTTCTGAAGCCTCATGTTGCCCCTGCTTCTTTGTCTTGGGAGCCATTTGTTTGTCTTGCCCGACTCCTTTGTCTCAAGCTCTAACCTGGCAGCCATCTCGTCCACGGTCTCTGCCGTGTCACcatctttccctttcccttctgCACCACCCCCACCTTTCCTGTACCCTCTGCTTCCTGACTCTAATCTTcttgcagaatttcctttctcctccgAATCTACCCTCACCCCTTCTTCTTCTGAACCTATCAGAACATGCGCTTTTAAAGTTAAATCCTCTGAGGATCCAAACAAACCTCAGTTCTCTTATGTTCCCTGGACTAAGGCTGAATTGTGAGCCATCAGTAAGGATTTTCCAAAGGCAACCGAGGACCCCCATAGATTTGTGGATGAATTTAATGTAGTTTTTCAGACCTACAGCCTTTCAAACCTTCAGCCGAGGTTTTCAGATTTTCCTTCATATGCTTGTTGGGGAAGGCCAGGCCCAATATTGGGTGAAAGTTCCCTGATGGGAACATCCCGAAAGGGATTTAGAAAAACAAACGCCTAAGTTTTGGCAAGAAATTAGCACACTTGCTGGAAAACCCCACCAAGCAATCCCAGTCACCTTTCCCAGGCCTGTTGGTTGGAACAAAATTCAGGCTCGTATGCAAAAGCCTGGTGAATGTGTTCATGACTGTTTTAATCAACTTCAGATCACTTTCAAAGGAAGCTCTGGCCTCCCAGGGAAGCTGAATCCACTcaggtagcttttttttttttgaggaagattagccctgagctaacatctgctgccaatcctcctctttttgctgaggaagactggccctgagctaacattcatgcccatcttcctctactttatatgtgggatgcctaccacagcatggcttgccaagcagtgccacgtccgcacctgggatctgaaccagtgaaccctgggccgctgaagtggaacatgcacacttaaaccactgtgccaccgggctggaccCTCAGGCAGCTTTTATTCTGTGGCTGTTAGTGGGCTGAAGCGAGATCTTTCCTTGTAGTGAAGAGGACCCGGATGGAGTGGGAGACCATGTCTGCTCCAGATTTGGTCAGTTTGGCAAGTCAGCTCACTCAGACCATAGAGGATTTAACTAGAGAAAAGACCACAAAAATCCTAAATTTTCAATTCCAACAAATAGAGGCTTCTGGACGGAACCAGAAACTTCCAGTGTCTGTCATTTCTGTAAAAAGCCAGGGCATTGGAGAAGGGACTGTTGCAAGCTAAAAAATCCCAGGGGTTTTCAGCCCTCCAATCAACCCTTCCAATGTCCCCCCAGTCCCCAGTAATGGGGCTCCAAGGAAGCGCAGGGTTCTTCCCAATCCTTTCCCTTAGTCAGCTTGGGGGGAGCACTCTCCAGATTGGGAATGAGTCCTTCCCTGCACTCATCGATACTGGTGCTGTGCTCTTGGTGCTCAGCCCCACTGCGAGTAAACAGTGCTGCCTCGTGTGCTGAAACAGCGCAGACAGTGAACCCCAACAGGCCCCTGTATCTAGACCATGCCCGTTGGTTTGGGCCCTCTGAGGGACACTCACTCTTTTCTCCTAAGTTCCTCCACTCCCACTCATCTGTTAGGCCCAGATTTCCTGGAGAGACACCATGCTGgtatttctttctcccaaaaggggcaaataattctagaatttgataGCAGCAGCGATAGTGGCAATCAAAATGGCCAACTAGGTGAATTAAATGAGCCTTCAAGATCTTTTATTTGCTCCATCTCTGATGAAATATGACACAAGCGATTTATCCCTATTGAATCACCTGCCACTCTCCTTATGGGCAAAGTCCACAACTGATATGGGCAGAATCCACAGTGCACATCTCAGCAATATTCAAATAGATCCTTTAAAGCTTCTCCCTAAAATTAATCAGTACCCTATAgggtatttatttataaataaagaagCCCTCCAGGGCATTGGGCCAAGAATAGAAGACCGTAATGCCCAAGGCCTCATTATTTCCTGGTCCCCGTAATAGTCCTATTTTACCCACAAGAAAACCCAGTGGCGGAGGATGGAGATTCGTCCAGGACCTCAGAGTGGTAAATAACGTTGTCATCCCCAGGCACCCAGCTGTTCCTAACTGTCATGGGCTGCCGGCGTCTGTCCCAACTGGAAGCACATTCTTGACCATGACCGATCTGTGCAGCGCGTTCTCTCGTGCCTCAGGTGATGAGAACAGCCAGAGCCCCTTTGCCTTTGCTTGGGAAGGAGAACAATTTGCCTGGACAGTGACACCTCAGGGCTTCAGTGAAAGTCATTCCTACTTTTCGCAAGTCCTGAAGACTGATCTGGATGATGCACAGTTTCCTAGTTTCTACCGTGTTGCAGTGTGTAGACAATGTGCTTCTTGTTCTCCCTCTCAGGCCTCCTCACAGGAAGACAGCATCCACTTACTAAGGCTTTCCCCCCTAAAGGGACACAAGGTCaccaaggagaaactgaggcttgtcCAAACTCAGGTTTGGTGTTGGGGAACCTGCCATCAGAACAAGGGCTCCACCTAGATCCAGACAGGCTTCATGGTGTCCCCAGCTTCCCAAAAGCCCAAAGTAAGCGTCAGCTATGAGATTTTCTCAGGCTGGCTGGCCACTGCTGAAATTGAAGTCCAAATTTTTCTCTTATGGCCAAAATCTTGTATGTCTTACTAAAACACGATAACCCTGACCTGATCTTGTGGGGAGAACAGGACGACAGCCTTTCAAGCCTTATAGGAGAGCTTCATAAAGCCCCCTGCCCTTGGGCATACAAATACcagctttcctttttcctttttgtgtagGAGAAGGCAGGGAGTGCCCTCGGGGTGCTCGTGCAGAAACACCGGGATCACCACAGACCTGTAGGGTACTGTCGTCAGCACCTGGACCCTGTAGTGCAGGGACACCCTCCCAGCCTCAGAGCTGGACCTGTCGCTGCCCTTTTAGTTAAGGCCACCGAGGAAATAGTCGTGGGGTCCCCTTTAACAGCTTTTGTAGCCCATGCAGTGGAAGCCCGCCTAAGTCCTCACCACAGGCATCTTCCAGCCAGCTGTCTCGCCTCTTCCGAGATCCTCTTGCTAACTGCTCCTCACACAACTCTTTCTCGCTGCAATAACTTTAACCCTGTCACCCTTCTCCCCCTCGCTACCTGTGAAGCCCCCATGACTGGTTAACACTGCCAGACCACCTCCCCGCCCCTCGTGACGACACAACCGACTCCTTGGAGCAACACCGAGGACTCGGGGTTCACTGATGGTCTTATTTAAAGAGTGACAGTGGCAAGTATTGTGCTGGACAATGTACTATCAATGCCCTTTGAGGTAATCGAGGTGGCGCCTTTGCCCTTGTCTACTCCGGCCCAACAAGCCGAATGAATGTGCTTACACAGGCCTGCGCCCCAGCCAAGGGCAAGACTGCCAACACTCATACCAACAGCATGTGTGCTTTCGCAGCAGCCCCTGACCTTGGGATGTTGTGGAAGCAGCGTGGTTCCTGTACGTCCAGTGGAGGTAAAATAATTGACAATGGCCCTTCTGTTCAGGAACTATTGGATGTGATACCCGCACCTGCCGCTTTAGCTATTCTTAAGATCCCAGGGCGTTCTAAACCTGACTCTCTGGGAGGAAATCACCCTGCTGACACTTCCACTAATGGTGCTTGTCTTCAAGGACGAAATAGAAGCCAAACTTCTGTCATGGCCCAAAGGGATGCTTCCGAATGATAGCCTGGGAAAACTGGCTAGAGAAGCCCAACAAGCagcctcagaaaaggaaaaataagagtgGAAATTCAAAAGGAGCAGTCGGCttgatgaaaagagaaaactggTTTGGGCCAAATAACAGCCCAGTCTTACTGGAGCCTCCCAAATTCCCGTTACTAACCACTGCACGTTCCTAGAAGCATTGATCCGCAGAGAAAATGGTAATCTTTATGCACCAATACTGGTGTGGAAATATTAATAAAGCTGCAAAAAGTGCCTATTTTGCTTGCCCTGAGTGCGTAAAATACAGTTCAGGAAAACCTGTTGCACCGCTCCCGGACACTCTCAATTGCCCAATGGACCATTCGAAGTTTGGCAATGGATTTGACACGGCTTCCCCATCGCATGGATATAAATATGTCTCGGCCATGGTCTGTATGTTTTCTCTCTGGACAGAAGCTTTCCCTTGTAGACAGGCCACCGCTACTTCTGTGGCTACAATTGTCAGAAAAGATTCTCTCTCCCTGGGGAA from Equus caballus isolate H_3958 breed thoroughbred chromosome 16, TB-T2T, whole genome shotgun sequence harbors:
- the CHST13 gene encoding carbohydrate sulfotransferase 13, yielding MGRRCWRRRALAAACLGAALLLLGAAPRALRPAFENKALDSSWFGGKRSALQRLYDLDQGPLSALAEVHRQRRDLLRRACSRHTRRQRLLRPEDLRHVLVDDAHGLLYCYVPKVACTNWKRVLLALGGRARGDPRAIPAHEAHAPGRLRSLADFSPAEINRRLRAYLAFLFVREPFERLASAYRSKLARPYSAAFQRRYGARIVRRLRPRPAPDALARGHDVRFAEFLAYLLDPRTRRDEPFNEHWERAHALCHPCRLRYDVVGKFETLAEDAAFVLGLAGAPGLRFPAPPPRAPAAAARDQAARLFRDISPFYQRRLFGLYRMDFLLFNYSAPAYLRLR